A genomic region of Raphanus sativus cultivar WK10039 chromosome 6, ASM80110v3, whole genome shotgun sequence contains the following coding sequences:
- the LOC108813537 gene encoding protein TRANSPARENT TESTA 9 — MWFSFLRPRDRFSLLELRHLTEQLRKIQIVNETNKDFVVEALRSIAEILTYGDQHDPSFFEFFMEKQVMGEFVRILRVSRTVTVSVQLLQTMSIMIQNLKSEQAIYYLFSNEYVNYLITYTFDFQHEELLSYYISFLRAVSGKLNKHTISLLLKTENDVVVSFPLYVEGIKFAFHEENMIRTAVRSLTLNVYHVGDESVNDYVVSPPHTEYFSKLVSFFQKQCIDLSAMVLNTLESPSSDSGGKLFSAVDGIEDTLYYFSDVISAGIPDIGRLVTDHILQNLTLPLLLPSLCSEAVNDVSIDPITSLYLLCCILRIVKIKDLANITAATLFCPVKAFIASFLVKPNSSLAPERPRFGHRHQDNGVAEEADQQCPSNGVLSEDGNSHVCSENTTKSTFNDSNITFRETLLQYISEGDDVQAQGSLFVLATLLQTKELEESMLDAFGILPQRKQHKKLLLQSLVGEDSDEEQLFSPNGSMRDGSSELDWCQRRLEEHFGVCCSLRGAAVSPLIHRHQVVDALVSLLCRENISAETLWCGGWLLRQLLPYSQAEFNHKHLKMLNDSYEKCKEALIREIKGSWPDLLIKVLFDEWKKCKKVIEAPSPQKDPISVILQLDRCSSNDNTVSDSSFTAGEKLCEVVKVFVLLHQLQIFLLGRPLPEQPPIHPPADRSETSRATASGLDASVPKPGTEVKLVDAVPCWIAFERGKEREFSFLALSSGVSGWIVLAEKSLSKPDHGIVRIIAPLAGCDPRIDEKQPRWLHLRIRPSTLPFLDPIKRGVYKKLKSKGLVDGKWTVAFRSDEFCHSAYSMVVHEMDLQCSEVERRLKPLLELDRNQQDQSTITSDAFPSSSS; from the exons ATGTGGTTTTCCTTCTTAAGACCCAGAGATCGATTCTCCTTGCTCGAACTCAG GCATCTGACTGAGCAGTTGAGGAAAATTCAGATAGTGAACGAGACCAATAAG gacTTTGTTGTGGAGGCACTGAGATCAATCGCGGAGATACTAACCTACGGCGATCAGCATGATCCCTCATTCTTTGA GTTTTTTATGGAGAAGCAAGTCATGGGAGAGTTTGTACGTATCTTGAGGGTTAGCAGAACAGTAACAGTTTCTGTTCAGTTGTTGCAGACCATGAGTATTATGATCCAGAACCTCAAAAGTGAACAAGCCATCT ACTACTTGTTCAGTAACGAATATGTAAACTATTTGATAACATATACGTTTGACTTCCAACATGAAGAGCTTCTATCTTACTACATATCCTTCCTTag AGCTGTTAGTGGGAAACTAAACAAGCATACGATATCATTGCTTTTGAAGACCGAGAAC GATGTAGTAGTTTCTTTTCCCCTTTATGTCGAAGGCATTAAGTTTGCATTTCACGAAGAGAACATGATACGCACTGCAGTTCGTTCCCTGACTCTTAATGTATATCACG TTGGTGATGAATCTGTGAATGACTATGTAGTTAGCCCACCGCACACCGAGTACTTTTCAAAACTAGTTTCATTTTTCCAAAAGCAATGCATTGATCTAAGTGCAATGGTGTTGAACACTTTAGA GAGCCCATCCTCAGACTCAGGAGGAAAATTGTTTTCTGCCGTTGATGGGATCGAGGACACCTTGTACTACTTTAGTGATGTTATCTCTGCTGGCATACCTGATATCGGGAGGCTGGTAACAGATCACATTCTGCAGAATCTAACTCTCCCACTTCTTCTCCCGTCTCTATGCTCTGAGGCTGTAAAT GATGTTTCAATTGATCCTATCACTTCTCTATATCTCCTTTGCTGCATCCTACGGATAGTTAAAATCAAAGATTTGGCAAATATTACCGCTGCTACTCTTTTCTGCCCTGTAAAAGCTTTCATTGCAAGTTTCCTAGTGAAGCCTAATAGTAGCCTTGCTCCTGAACGCCCTAGATTTGGACATAGGCATCAAGACAATGGTGTTGCCGAGGAAGCAGATCAACAGTGTCCAAGCAATGGAGTATTGAGTGAGGATGGGAATTCCCACGTTTGCAGTGAAAATACTACCAAAAGTACCTTCAACGATTCAAATATTACATTTAG GGAGACCTTACTTCAATATATTTCTGAGGGAGATGATGTGCAAGCTCAGGGTTCCTTGTTTGTGCTAGCCACTTTGTTGCAGACAAAAG aacTTGAAGAGTCAATGCTAGATGCTTTCGGCATTCTTCCTCAGCGTAAGCAGCACAAAAAACTTTTGCTG CAATCTTTGGTTGGGGAGGACTCCGACGAAGAACAACTATTTTCACCGAATGGTTCTATGAGAGATGGAAGTAGTGAACTTGATTGGTGTCAACGGAGGCTGGAG gagcattttggagtatgCTGTTCATTGCGTGGGGCTGCAGTGTCCCCCCTTATACATAGACATCAG GTGGTGGATGCATTGGTCAGTCTTCTCTGCCGTGAAAACATATCTGCAGAAACATTATGGTGTGGAGGATGGCTTTTGCGCCAGTTGCTTCCTTATAGCCAGGCAGAATTTAATCATAAACATCTGAAGATGCTGAAT GATTCATATGAGAAATGCAAAGAAGCACTAATCCGGGAGATTAAAGGTTCCTGGCCTGATCTACTCATCAAAGTACTGTTTGATGAGTGGAAAAAGTGCAAAAAAG TGATTGAAGCTCCATCTCCTCAAAAAGACCCTATATCTGTTATTCTCCAGCTGGATAGATGCTCTTCTAATG ATAACACTGTTAGCGATTCATCATTCACAGCAGGGGAAAAATTGTGCGAGGTGGTAAAG GTTTTTGTGCTTCTTCATCAACTCCAGATCTTCTTGCTTGGTAGGCCCTTGCCAGAGCAGCCTCCTATCCATCCTCCTGCCGACAGATCTGAAACGTCTCGCGCAACAGCTTCCGGTTTGGATGCTTCAGTCCCCAAACCTGGCACCGAAGTGAAGCTAG TTGATGCTGTACCATGTTGGATTGCCTTTGAAAGAGGCAAGGAACGTGAATTCTCGTTTCTAGCATTATCATCTGGTGTGTCTGGGTGGATCGTCCTTGCTGAAAAGTCACTTTCGAAGCCAGATCACGGAATCGTCCGTATTATTGCACCTTTAGCCGGCTGCGAT CCGCGAATAGATGAAAAGCAACCAAGATGGCTACACTTGAGAATCCGACCATCTACGTTACCTTTCTTGGATCCAATAAAGCGAGGAGTCTACAAGAAGCTCAAGTCCAAAGGTCTAGTAGATGGAAAATGGACAGTAGCATTCAGGAGCGATGAGTTTTGTCACTCTGCTTACTCAATGGTTGTACATGAGATGGATCTACAATGCAGCGAGGTGGAAAGGAGGTTAAAGCCATTGCTTGAACTTGATAGAAACCAGCAAGATCAATCAACCATTACTTCTGATGCCTTCCCTTCATCTTCGTCCTGA